A window of the Helicobacter sp. 12S02232-10 genome harbors these coding sequences:
- a CDS encoding GMC family oxidoreductase encodes MAKILKKVDVVTIGVGWTGGIVAAECAKAGLKVVGLERGGLRSTQDFAEVHDEYRYAINYGLMQDLSKETITFRNTPQQKALPMRKLGSFLLGEGLGGAGVHWNGWTYRFFPYDFEIKTMTEKRYGKNKLSKDYLLQDWGITYDEMEPYFDKFEKTAGISGEAKNPFAGKRSSGYPNPPLSTTPILSKFEAVTQKMRFHPYRMPAANSSQSYTNPDGETLNPCQYCAFCERFGCEYGAKASPIVTVIPTALKTGNYEIRHHSNVVEILKKGDKVTGVKYVDTRTLEEYIQPADIVVLSSFILNNAKLLMVSKIGTQYDPVSRKGTLGKNYCYQLNAGTTAFFDEQFNVFMGSGALGSNIDDFNGDNFDHSGLDFIHGALIYALQSGSRPIASNPIPKGTPLWGSVFKKASIHNYTRVINIGGQGASMPYYQNYLDLDPVYKDAYGLPLLRMTYNFTDQDRALFKFITQKTQAIAKEMNPKSIVSVPQIRDYSIIPYQSTHNVGGTTMGNDPGHSVVNHYLQHWDVDNLFVVGAGNFSHNSGYNPTGTAGALAYRCAEGIIKYHKKATKLA; translated from the coding sequence ATGGCAAAAATATTAAAAAAAGTTGATGTGGTAACTATCGGCGTGGGTTGGACAGGCGGCATTGTTGCAGCAGAATGTGCAAAAGCAGGCTTAAAAGTCGTCGGACTTGAGCGCGGAGGATTAAGAAGCACGCAAGACTTCGCTGAAGTTCATGATGAGTATCGCTATGCGATTAATTATGGTTTAATGCAAGATCTTTCCAAAGAAACGATTACCTTTAGAAATACTCCCCAACAAAAGGCCTTACCGATGAGAAAATTGGGATCGTTTTTGCTTGGAGAAGGACTTGGGGGAGCGGGCGTGCATTGGAACGGATGGACATATCGGTTTTTTCCTTATGATTTTGAAATTAAAACGATGACAGAAAAACGTTATGGAAAAAATAAACTTTCAAAAGATTATTTGCTTCAAGATTGGGGGATTACTTATGATGAAATGGAACCTTACTTTGACAAGTTTGAAAAAACTGCAGGCATTTCAGGGGAAGCAAAAAATCCTTTTGCAGGGAAAAGAAGCAGTGGGTATCCCAATCCGCCTTTAAGTACCACACCGATTTTGTCAAAATTTGAAGCAGTGACGCAAAAAATGCGGTTTCACCCTTATAGAATGCCTGCGGCAAATAGTTCTCAAAGCTATACTAATCCTGATGGAGAGACGCTTAATCCTTGTCAGTATTGTGCATTTTGTGAGAGATTTGGGTGTGAATATGGTGCAAAGGCAAGCCCGATTGTAACTGTGATCCCTACGGCATTAAAAACAGGAAATTATGAAATAAGACACCATAGTAATGTGGTTGAGATTCTTAAAAAAGGCGATAAAGTCACAGGTGTAAAATATGTTGATACACGTACTTTAGAGGAATATATCCAGCCCGCAGATATCGTAGTTTTAAGCAGTTTTATACTGAATAATGCCAAATTGTTAATGGTTTCAAAAATTGGCACACAATACGATCCTGTGAGCAGAAAAGGTACTTTGGGAAAAAATTATTGCTACCAGCTCAATGCAGGAACAACGGCATTTTTTGATGAACAATTTAATGTCTTTATGGGTTCAGGGGCTTTGGGAAGCAATATTGATGATTTTAACGGGGATAATTTTGATCATTCCGGTTTAGATTTTATCCACGGTGCCTTGATTTATGCACTGCAAAGTGGTTCAAGACCCATTGCAAGCAACCCGATTCCAAAAGGTACGCCCTTATGGGGAAGTGTGTTTAAAAAGGCTTCGATTCATAATTATACAAGAGTCATTAATATTGGAGGGCAGGGGGCTTCTATGCCATATTATCAAAATTATTTGGATTTAGATCCTGTATATAAGGACGCTTATGGTTTGCCATTGTTGCGAATGACGTATAACTTTACCGATCAAGATCGGGCATTGTTTAAGTTCATCACGCAAAAAACACAAGCGATTGCTAAAGAAATGAATCCTAAATCTATTGTTTCAGTCCCCCAGATTCGAGATTATAGCATTATTCCTTACCAATCTACCCATAATGTGGGAGGCACTACGATGGGGAATGATCCAGGACATAGCGTTGTTAATCATTATTTGCAACATTGGGATGTTGATAATCTTTTTGTAGTGGGTGCGGGAAATTTTTCACACAATAGCGGCTATAA
- a CDS encoding gluconate 2-dehydrogenase subunit 3 family protein produces MKTKKSTLSRRKFFKTSTLAAGAVLTAGIIKPSLGAEQKHSHLNYNPNNTDRSRGRMFFTKDEDFKVLSAAVERIFPEDDLGSGAIKLGVAYFIDNQFAGAYGNNAKEYMQGPFDKGVPTQGYQTPMIRQEIFLEGVRCIQKEALKRFKNNFFEISPAQQDGILKDFEANKVAMIGVDSSYFFSLLREMTLCGVYADPIYNGNEGMRGWKMKEFPGAQMSYLAFIDDKQFQKIPPMSLSDMQGGK; encoded by the coding sequence ATGAAAACCAAAAAATCAACTTTAAGTAGGCGAAAGTTTTTTAAAACTTCCACTCTTGCAGCGGGTGCTGTTTTGACTGCAGGGATTATAAAACCTTCTTTGGGTGCAGAGCAAAAACATTCTCATCTAAATTACAATCCGAATAATACTGATCGTTCAAGAGGCAGAATGTTTTTTACCAAAGATGAAGATTTTAAAGTTTTATCTGCAGCTGTTGAAAGGATTTTTCCTGAAGATGATTTAGGATCTGGGGCCATCAAACTTGGTGTAGCTTACTTTATAGATAATCAGTTTGCAGGAGCATATGGCAATAACGCTAAAGAATATATGCAAGGACCTTTTGATAAAGGAGTTCCTACTCAAGGGTATCAGACCCCAATGATTCGCCAAGAAATTTTTTTAGAAGGAGTCAGGTGTATTCAAAAGGAGGCATTAAAAAGATTTAAAAATAATTTTTTTGAGATTTCTCCTGCGCAACAAGATGGAATTTTGAAAGATTTTGAAGCAAATAAGGTTGCAATGATTGGTGTGGATTCAAGCTATTTTTTCTCACTTTTGCGGGAAATGACGTTATGTGGAGTTTATGCTGACCCTATTTATAATGGTAATGAGGGGATGAGAGGTTGGAAAATGAAAGAATTCCCCGGTGCACAGATGTCATATTTAGCATTTATTGATGATAAACAATTCCAAAAAATTCCCCCGATGTCCTTATCGGATATGCAAGGAGGAAAGTGA